The genomic region CTCGGGAGAGCGCGAGGTCTCCGAGCGTCGAGAAGTCGGTGGCGGCGAGCACGTGCTTGTACTTCACGGTTCGAATCTCCTGCGGTGATGAGGCGCGCGGCCTCAGCTGGCGGCCGCGGCGGCGAGGATGCCACCGGCGGCGTAGATACGCACGAGCGCGTCCTCGTCACCGAGGTGGCGCCGCGCGCGATCGGGCTGCATCGCCTCGCGTGCGAGGGCGCGGGCCGCGGTCCGCCTCAGCACGCTGACGCCGTCTCCGCGCGCCACCTCGTCGAGCTTCGAGACGGCCGCCTCGTGCGCCTCGGCGGCGAGCAGCGCCGCGGCCTGCACGCCGGGCATCCCCTCGTCCGCGAGCAGCTCCTCGAGCGCACGCGACGCCGTGGCGCGATCGCGGCGCCAGAGCGCCCGCGCGAACGACAGCCGGACCTCGGGCTCGGTCTCCGTGGCGAGGGCCGCGCGCACCGCGTCGATCGGCGCGTCGGCCGTGCTGGGGAGCCCGGTCAGCGCGACCCCGGCCTGGGAGCGGAGCCCCGCGTCGCGCGCCTCGAGGGCCCCGCGGAGGTACGCGCGCGCCGCCGACGCCCCCGTCGGAGAGCCGTCGTCGTCGAGCTGCGCGAGCACCCGCGCCGCCTCGATCCCGGCCGGGCTGGGCGCCATCTCGAGCAACGCCCCGAGCGCGACGCGCGCCTGCGCCTCGTCGGCGCGGACGAGGGCGCCGACCGCGGCGAGGCGCACGCTCGACATCGGATCGCCCAGCCGCTCGCGCAGCGCGTCGACCCCCGCGGGTCCGGCG from Sandaracinaceae bacterium harbors:
- a CDS encoding HEAT repeat domain-containing protein yields the protein MKCARTAMAILLFTACGGGPRGRVATAVEADDLDGAIAAYEDYRRSEGADADVLGRVAGLLLEREARSDDGERRRAAILQLSLAGTAGEPGLIRLAEAEGVGPSRLAALEVLARRGSESARLSLRALADHEDPAVLAAAILGMDPALDRDLLLEHLRAPSAEVRRAAARALSPRDDADVLRALAEAARVDPDPAVRAAAVGSLALAGPAGVDALRERLGDPMSSVRLAAVGALVRADEAQARVALGALLEMAPSPAGIEAARVLAQLDDDGSPTGASAARAYLRGALEARDAGLRSQAGVALTGLPSTADAPIDAVRAALATETEPEVRLSFARALWRRDRATASRALEELLADEGMPGVQAAALLAAEAHEAAVSKLDEVARGDGVSVLRRTAARALAREAMQPDRARRHLGDEDALVRIYAAGGILAAAAAS